The Triticum urartu cultivar G1812 chromosome 5, Tu2.1, whole genome shotgun sequence genome contains the following window.
atatgcatcagctctgaatcatgtcttgggtcaatagttgggttttcccggctcccatgttttggtaccttacgatccgctatatcggctaaggtagcgctgggagaactactgcgattgtgtcccggttcttccggacgagcacctcagtagagaaagccgaaaactgactgtcatgataaggcgagagctggtcgctattcgagaggtctcaagtccttaaagactttttccgcttcaggcgaggagtcggccttgcccgacttaggcgtatatagcgccccaaattcggccttccgaatactaggggcttcaccaaaaagacttctatggctaagtgagagtgataaagccttataatccaattgcctggttcgttgtgctgaacacctccctcgaaggacccaaaattgggataaagagtgctcaggtttatcccgaacaccccaatactagttacatgggggtagAAGCTGACGACTgaccaactctcagattttataaacggccgcacagaaggtaatattttaaattcaaaaagcgttgcatagcgcaaatgaactcgtttcacattacaggatcacatgagcatgttcattcaaaaattacatccctagtacattcttctgccacaaggcgggaacccttcaggacactttcataataCATTTTGGGGcagcggtgctccttgccctccggcggcccctccttcaccagctttacggcgtccagcttcacccagtgcaccttcgcctgGGCAAAAGCCCtacgcgcaccctcgatgcagaaggaccgctttatgacttcaagccgtgggcaggcatccacaagccgcctcaccaaaccgaagtagctgctaggcaggggatcgccaggccacatccggactataagacccttcatggcctgttcggccaccttgtgaagctcgaccagttggttcagctagtcgctcaagggcattgggtgttcggtcccagtatactaagaccagaacaaattttccatcgagctcccctcctcggctcggtaaaactccacggcatccagtacactgcggggaagatctgcaaacgctcctggagagctccgaactcgggtaagtaaaaggaaagtttccttcacatgcttgctttgcataatgaatgccttacctgctgctatcttcttcaccgcatcaatctcctgaagggccttgtgggcttcagccttggcactccGTGCTCTTTCgagcgccttcgcaagctcggactctcgcgtcttagagtcaagctccaaggactcgtgttttttggcgagagcctcgagctcttgctgcacctcacctacccgggcttcttgattttcccgctcaatgcgctccttggccgctttgtcttcggcctcgtacaacgccttcttcagggtcgccacctaggtcgtggcccctggcaaattcatgatgatcctattactttacaaccgAATTTCCTTTTAATATGTAGACagggtattgcttacctttgctctcctcgagctgcctcttggtaatgccgagctcgtcctcagaccgctcaaggtcctgcttcagtgcagcgacctccgcagtacgtgcggcagcggccagcaatgaagcctgcatatgcacatagacatattctgattataCTCCTGAGTCATTacttgatcctctattcggcctttcttcgcgaacgccaaacagagcatctggggctactgtctatgcggtaatattttcctatattttgattgcttacttGAAAGCCTATTAGGAGGCTAGCACAAGTTTCGGTTAGCCCGCTTTTGgtggactgaactttctcgatcaccgcactcatcatagtgcggtgctcttcgtcgatggaagtgccgcgaagcgcttcaagcaagttgtccggtgcctctggatagacagaggccactggcacgggcggcttgccccccttaacgggggatCGCCTGCCAGAGTTCAGAACCACCGAAGGTTTCGGCGCAGTGTTCGGttgggggccgaacttggagcccgttggagtcttgctccctttgcgcccagggtctggaaggtcgcctcgaggcgcccccaggactacctcccctcggctcggtgccttttgagacaacacctcgatgttgtccgtagggcaaggggtggaagcggtcggaagtgaatcgctattcatatccgacgagtccaaagaaccgtccgacgaagatacgtcgagacgggctcgggacggactacataatcatattcggtataaggagaagcagtgcaataaaacataccatgaattactatggtatccggatacttacgacttcgccaggggcttgtccctgggtaaccactcgtcgtcgctgtaggcggccgtcgtggagcagtccggaaggagggtccttcccttcttggacccttcggcctccctggATGGGGCGGctttccttttcttatctcccctggatggggggagaacttttctctTCCCCCTCcccgttttcgtgggaggagtgcgctccggagttatcggacgatgagtccgatataaccttGCACCGAAGACCCTTTcaggtccccgtggccttcttctaggccttcttcaccggcacctcgtaaggcgccggaaccagcatctccgttaggagagcatctgcaggatcttcaggcaggggggctgggcaaccGAGTTGCTCCGCTGTctctacccagtcctgttaatggcatggaagcttagatcccgcacatgattaaactggggcaaataaaaTATCAtgtgagatataaaaacttaccggattggcatggtactttgcgctgagtccgcggtcctcagtaaggggaggaggtacctcggtgcccttgaacaacaccttccagacgtccttgtgcgtcgtgtcgaagagctctcgcatCGTCTgttgcttggccgggtcgaactcccacaaattgaatgcccgtggttgacacgggaggatccggcggaagagcatgacctggaccacattgacgagcttgattttcttgctcatcatgttcctgatgcaggtctggagtccgttcagcTCTACCGGggtaccccaggacaggcccttctctttccaggaagtgagccgcgtggggattccggatcgaaatttaggggccgccacccagttggtgtcgcgcggctcggtgatgtagaaccaccccgattgccacccctttatggtctccacataggagccttcgagataggtgacgttaggcattttgcccaccatggcgcctccgcactctgcttgctggctgaccaccaccttcggtttaacattgaaggtcttcagccacaggccgaagtggggcctgatgcggaggaaggcctcgcacacgacgataaatgccgagatgttgaggatgaagttgggggccagatcatgaaaatccagcccatagtagaacatgagcccgcggacaaacgggtgaaGGGGAAATCTCAGTCCGGGGACCAAGTGGgtgaggaaaactaccctctcatggggtttgggcatagggatgatctgccccgcatctggcagctggtgcgcgatgtccgcggccagatatccggcttcccatAGCTTTctgatgttctcctccgtaacggaggagaccatccacttgcatcccgctccggacatgcttggagtggtttgacgagaaagacgcgaacttgggcgttggagctcgagtgttTGAGAATGGATAAgtaaggaggaagaaggcatgggtaaaaagggtgaatctttgtcccattataagggcggaagaggcgatgcgcctccccacttacctgttaaaaatcgcttattccccaaacgccgtaattgatggtgcggttgggttacccatacccgtattgatgagaatcccgtgataaggggacacaatctctggttcgacaagacgtgtcaagaaaaccgcctcgcaatatgtgcagagctggttgagaaaaacggtttgaataatgaccgggccatggcatgatgtcatgttgctaaacgtgtcagcagattagatttgtggaaatattattctctctacggtggtatgtggaacttgttttgcagagccggacactgtCCTTGTGTTCAAAACTTTCTacggagtattcggaggaggaacccgccttgcaatgccgaacacaaatctacgcgccggactcatcgtcattgaagcctggttcaggggctactgagggagtcctggattagggggtctccgggcagccggactatatcctttggccggactgttggactatgaagatacaagattgaagacttcatcccgtgtccagatgggactctcttcggcgtggaaggcaagcttggcaatacggatatgtagatctcctcccttgtaaccgactttgtgtaaccctagcccccttcggtgtttatataaaccggagggtttagtccgtaggacaaaatacaatcataccataggctagcttctagggtttagcctctacgatctcgtggttgatcaactcttgtaatactcatatcatcaagaccaatcaagcaggacgtagggtattacctccatcgagagggcctgaacctgggtaaaacatcgtgtcccccgcctcctgttaccatccgccttagacgcacagttcgagaccccctacccgagatccgccggttttgacaccgacaatttgtgtgatatgcaaaagaataaagatgtggataatgatattgttcaacttaagctatttccgtttttgcttagagatcgtgctaaagtttggttttcgtctttgcgtaaaaatagtattgattcatggaataagtgcaaagatgcttttatctctaagtattttcctcctgctaagatcatctctcttagaaacgatattatgaattttaagcaacttgatcatgagcatgttgcacaatcttgggagaggatgaaattaatgatatgtaatttgttggggaacgtagcataaattcaaaattttcctacgtgtcaccaagatctatctatggagtcatctagcaacgagggaggagtggatctacatacccttgtagatcgcgcgcggaagcgttcaagagaacggggttgatggagtcgtactcgtcgtgatccaaatcaccgatgatcctagcgccgaacggacggcacctccgcgttcaacacacgtacggagcagcgacgtctcctccttcttgatccagcaagggggaaggagaggttgatggagatccagcagcacgacggcgtggtggtggaagtagcgggattccaacagggcttcgccaaccgctgcgggaggagggagatgtgtcatgggagggagagggaggcgccagggcttaggttttgctgccctccctttcccccactatatatagggccaagggagagggggggcgcagccttggcccttcctccaaaggaagggtgcggccagggaggagtccctcctccccaaggcacctcggaggtgccttccccctttaggactcttccttttcctcttctcttggcgcatgggcctcttggggctggtgcccttggcccatataggccaaggcgcaccccctacagcccatgtggccccccggggcaggtggccccacccggtggacccccgggaccctttcggtggtcccgatacaataccggtgaccccgaaacttgtcccgatggccgaaatagcacttcctatatataattctttacctccggaccattccggaactcctcgtgacgtccgggatctcatccgggactccgaacaactttcgggttaccgcatactaatatccctataaccctagcgtcaccgaaccttaagtgtgtagaccctacgggttcgggagagatgcagacatgaccgagatgactctccggtcaataaccaacagcgggatctggatacccatgttggctcccacatgttccacgatgatctcatcggatgaaccacgatgtcaaggacttaatcaatcccgtatacaattccctttgtctagcggtacgatacttgctcgagattcgatcgtcggtatcccgataccttgttcaatctcgttaccggcaagtctctttactcgtttcataacacatcatcccgtgatcaactccttgatcacattgtgcacattatgatgatgtcctaccgagtgggcccagagatacctctccgtcacacggagtgacaaatcccagtctcgattcgtgccaacccaacagacactttcggagatacctgtagtgtacctttatagccacccagttacgttgtgacgtttggcacacccaaagcattcctacggtatccgggagttgcacaatctcatggtctaaggaaatgatacttgacattagaaaagctttagcatacgaactacacgatcttgtgctatgcttaggattgggtcttgtccatcacatcattctcctaatgatgtgatcccgttatcaacgacatccaatgtccatggtcaggaaaccgtaaccatctattgatcaacgagctagtcaactagaggcttactagggacatggtgttgtctatgtatccacacatgtatctgagtttcctatcaatacaattctagcatggataataaacaattatcatgaacaaggaaatataataataaccaatttattattgcctctagggcatatttccaacagtctcccacttgcactagagtcaataatctagttcacatcgtcatgtgattaacactcacaggtcacatcgccatgtgaccaacatccaaagagtttactagtgtcactaaactagttcacatcatcatgtgattaagactcaatgagttctgggtttgatcatgttttgcttgtgagagaggttttagtcaacgggtctgaatctttcagatccgtatgtacttcgcaaatctctatggcatctcctagatgcagctaccacgttctatttggagctattccaaataactgttctactatacgaatccagtttactactcagaataatctggattagtgtcaaagtttgcatcggcgtaaccctttacgacgaactcttttaccacctccataatcgagaaaattccttagtccactagttactaaggataactttgaccgctgtcctgtgatccattcttagatcactcttgtaccccttgactgactcatggcaaggcacatttcaggtgcggtacacagcatagcatactgtagagcctatgtcttaagcataggggacgaccttcgtcctttctctctattctgccgtggtcgagctttaagtcttaacttcataccttacaactcaggcaagaactccttctttgactgatccatcttgaacaccttcaagatcatgtcaaggtatgtgctcatttgaaagtaccattaagcgttttgatctatccttatagatcttgatgctcaatgttcaagtagcttaatccaggctttccattgaaaaacactttccaaataaccctatatgctttccagaaattctacgtcatttctgatcaacaatatgtcaacatatacttatcagaaattctatagtgctcccactcacttctttggaaatacaagtttctcataaactttgtataaacccaaaatctttgatcatctcatcaaagcatacattccaactccgagatgcctactccagtccttagaaggattgctggagctttgcatacttattagcatctctcaggattgacaaaaccttccggttgtatcacatacaacctttcctcaagaaaatcgtcgaggaaacaatgttttgacatcctatctgcaagatttcataaataatgcagtaatcgctaatataattccaacagactcttagcatcgctacgagtgagaaagtctaatcgtagtcaactccttgaacttgtcggaaaacttcttaacaacaagtcgagctttcttaatggtgacatttaccatcattgtccgtcttccttttaaaatccatctgcactcaacagccttacgaccattgagctgttctgccaaagtctacactttgttttcatacatggatcctctctcgaattttatggcctcgagccatttatcggaatccgggcccaccatcgcttctccatagcttgtaggttcattgttgtctagcaacatgacttccaagacaggattacgtaccactctgaagtagtacgcatccttgtcatcccacgaggtttggtagtgacttgatctgaagtttcatgatcactatcataagcttccacttcaattggtgtaggtgccacaggaacaacttcctgtgccctgccacacac
Protein-coding sequences here:
- the LOC125507061 gene encoding LOW QUALITY PROTEIN: uncharacterized protein LOC125507061 (The sequence of the model RefSeq protein was modified relative to this genomic sequence to represent the inferred CDS: substituted 2 bases at 2 genomic stop codons), encoding MSGAGCKWMVSSVTEENIRKLWEAGYLAADIAHQLPDAGQIIPMPKPHERVVFLTHLVPGLRFPLHPFVRGLMFYYGLDFHDLAPNFILNISAFIVVCEAFLRIRPHFGLWLKTFNVKPKVVVSQQAECGGAMVGKMPNVTYLEGSYVETIKGWQSGWFYITEPRDTNWVAAPKFRSGIPTRLTSWKEKGLSWGTPVELNGLQTCIRNMMSKKIKLVNVVQVMLFRRILPCQPRAFNLWEFDPAKQQTMRELFDTTHKDVWKVLFKGTEVPPPLTEDRGLSAKYHANPDWVETAEQLGCPAPLPEDPADALLTEMLVPAPYEVPVKKAXKKATGTXKGLRCKVISDSSSDNSGAHSSHENGEGEEKSSPPIQGR